In Rhizoctonia solani chromosome 7, complete sequence, one DNA window encodes the following:
- a CDS encoding GNAT family acetyltransferase, whose amino-acid sequence MSSPRSEYSDASYASEFDAASVVYRPMNTCDMAKVETLHNELVKQRLPRMFLHQSLYHPHRRTIVAEYPVESGKPVLIGFASAHVTTKPDWPVALEPEVDLLSLAVGPEYRRHHIAENLIKAVTASLVNTCRFKAGEEGALVHADIRCGHVNRAFFEQGMAWQEDKEFQGPCLGQGATRPALLRALRSKLK is encoded by the exons ATGTCTTCACCTCGATCCGAATACTCTGATGCTTCTTACGCATCTGAGTTCGATGCGGCTTCTGTT GTATACCGCCCTATGAATACCTGTGACATGGCCAAGGTTGAGACCCTTCAT AATGAGTTGGTCAAACAACGGCTACCTCGGATGTTCCTTCATCAATCACTCTATCATCCGCACCGCCGCACCATTGTGGCCGAATACCCAGTCGAGTCTGGAAAGCCTGTTCTAATTGGGTTTGCTTCTGCCcatgtcacaactaagccgGATTGGCCGGTGGCACTTGAGCCCGAGGTGGACTTGCTGAGCTTAGCCGTTGGGCCGGAGTATAGACGTCATCACATCGCGGAGAACCTGATCAAAGCTGTGACCGCTTCGTTGGTCAACACCTGTCGGTTCAAAGCGGGTGAGGAAGGGGCGCTCGTTCATGCTGATATTCGCTGCGGACATGTAAATCGGGCATTCTTTGAGCAAGGAATGGCCTGGCAGGAGGACAAGGAGTTCCAGGGACCTTGCCTTGGGCAAGGTGCGACGCGACCCGCTTTGTTACGCGCGTTGCGGTCTAAATTAAAGTAG
- a CDS encoding papain cysteine protease family protein yields MTTSNSPLDMAYPLTTMLYDPNQGGFYLLDRHYARLDSGAKALFSSSEQMPSLEHFKKALRECVDALGHDIRQRIRVVLDSDYQFNVTATALPKTDTRLLPLRLDTVPTPITPMATHKSTARDVYDIARTRVHADYASNGPLCDRPFDVLMWNPSGNITETSIANFAVYLRGPELLSAVPTWNRGPRELAKGTYVTPSLCKGLIAGVMRTELLEKGMIVEGTITRDDVMRYSKNPDSYNMICFNAVRGSYPVYLMDGQPEFQHTRAGLFQKAKHNYLAPPNLSIPAPNFSIGLRTGDTTPGTTPPLTPISSIRPSSSSSPPLVGSEVDFLPETLLPPADLTPHTPFLWRRGVIIDCYDSYTNNLLQLFEQETNTPAGFDATLSAHVAILRADQISWPEFRSQVLPNLDFVILSPGPGSPHVPADIGVAGDLLLALTAKELAIQPIPVLGICLGHQALAALLGGRVVSSGELVHGRTVPIQHNGTGVFKGMTPRRVLHMIRYNSLTVDPATLPSELDIVAVNPEDGEVMGLQHKTLPLYGVQFHPESISSRRSNYNIDAGKLIVRNFMDIVDDFWVANGRPQRLPLPLDVRKLCVLNTVDSALDDSSIIENLVARDPIYSVKRYDIGSIIPSFAQSRPDLIFEVTTYSPHAPFFWLDSAAAAPGDKYARFSYMGLTSFDRCISYDLSSDRVTYGSGKYIQLKEGDTFWQWMDRIQVDLSALVQIEEGAEGLQCGFVGYFGYEMKVGSLPGYDRASLSDSSAPHAPDAQFMFADRLIAYDHWNKTWTAFGLVRTGTEDRIKPILEQETEMQVGMSDSEFSGWLEDIKQRFSKLASAGEPTSPQSQTEPLPLSFTYDSGSEVYKSSIQACKSHIADGNSYELCLTGQFSASARGHNLDYWAVYKHFRVQNPASHAAFVSFPMTQTTIISCSPELFIRFDGANGRQAAMKPIKGTLKRSKCACGGLCKIPMCGSRKAECDASRYKMDKERVRAFVNDPKETAENLMIADLIRANLLEFCGTSSVDVPKLNALETYENVYSLVSTITGELLPSVGTVEGVRRCFPPGSMTGAPKLRSVQLLDGLETTSRRGIYSGCLGFLSLDNRAVFSVVIRTLVAYQDQLTYGAGGAITWLSDVDGEWNEVVLKARSVLKDRVLESN; encoded by the exons ATGACTACATCCAACTCTCCTCTAGATATGGCTTACCCTTTGACCACTATGTTATACGATCCTAATCAAG GCGGGTTTTACTTATTGGACCGCCATTATGCGCGGCTAGACTCTGGGGCGAAAGCCCTTTTTTCTAGTTCTGAGCAGATGCCAAGTTTGGAACATTTCAAGAAAGCGCTCCGGGAATGTGTCGACGCCTTGGGCCATGATATTCGTCAGCGC ATTCGAGTGGTTTTGGACAGTGATTATCAATTTAATGTCACGGCCACGGCACTGCCTAAAACCGATACTAGACTACTGCCTTTACGACTCGACACGGTCCCAACGCCCATCACTCCCATGGCCACCCACAAATCTACTGCGAGGGATGTCTACGACATAGCACGAACTCGCGTCCATGCTGATTATGCCTCGAATGGTCCGCTCTGCGATCGTCCCTTCGACGTATTAATGTGGAATCCGTCGGGCAATATCACTGAGACCAGCATTGCCAATTTTGCTGTTTATTTACGTGGCCCTGAACTGCTATCAGCAGTGCCAACCTGGAATCGCGGTCCTCGAGAGCTGGCAAAAGGCACATACGTAACGCCAAGTTTATGTAAAGGCCTAATTGCCGGTGTTATGCGTACAGAACTCCTGGAGAAAGGAATGATTGTGGAAGGGACGATCACCAGAGACGACGTGATGAGGTACTCCAAG AATCCCGACTCGTATAACATGATTTGTTTCAATGCCGTTCGTGGATCGTACCCGGTCTACCTGATGGATGGACAACCAGAGTTTCAACATACTCGCGCCGGTCTTTTCCAGAAAGCTAAACACAATTATCTCGCTCCACCCAATCTCAGCATCCCTGCACCGAACTTTTCTATTGGCCTACGTACCGGTGACACCACCCCTGGTACCACGCCTCCATTGACGCCCATTTCTTCCATACGTCCCTCGAGCTCGTCGTCTCCTCCCTTGGTCGGCTCTGAAGTAGACTTCCTACCTGAGACACTTTTACCACCGGCAGACCTCACCCCGCATACTCCATTTCTATGGCGCCGAGGCGTTATAATTGACTGCTACGATTCGTACACAAACAACCTACTTCAGCTATTTGAACAAGAAACCAACACTCCAGCTGGGTTCGACGCTACCTTGTCTGCTCACGTCGCCATTCTCCGAGCGGATCAAATATCGTGGCCCGAGTTCCGCTCTCAAGTGCTCCCAAATTTAGACTTTGTGATTCTTTCTCCTGGCCCCGGTTCGCCTCATGTGCCTGCTGATATAGGAGTTGCTGGAGATCTTTTGTTAGCCTTGACTGCGAAGGAATTGGCCATCCAGCCGATACCCGTCCTTGGTATTTGCTTAGGCCACCAGGCACTAGCTGCTCTCCTCGGGGGAAGAGTGGTATCTTCTGGAGAATTGGTTCATGGGCGTACTGTACCTATTCAGCACAACGGAACGGGGGTATTCAAAGGCATGACTCCCAGGCGGGTCCTTCATATGATCAGGTACAACAGCCTCACAGTCGATCCCGCAA CTCTCCCTTCTGAGCTGGATATTGTCGCTGTTAACCCGGAGGACGGGGAAGTCATGGGCTTACAGCACAAGACGCTACCGTTATATGGTGTTCAGTTTCACCCCGAGTCAATTTCTTCCCGGAGATCCAACTATAATATCGACGCCGGAAAGCTTATTGTCCGCAACTTCATGGATATAGTAGACGACTTCTGGGTTGCCAATGGTCGACCCCAGCGCTTACCCTTGCCTCTTGATGTCCGAAAGCTCTGCGTTTTGAATACGGTAGACTCCGCCCTTGACGACTCGTCGATCATCGAAAACCTCGTTGCTCGTGATCCAATCTACTCGGTCAAGCGATACGATATTGGCTCTATTATCCCCTCCTTTGCCCAAAGTCGCCCAGATCTTATTTTTGAAGTAACTACATATTCTCCTCATGCGCCCTTCTTCTGGCTTGACTCAGCAGCTGCCGCGCCTGGAGACAAATATGCACGGTTTTCGTACATGGGATTGACATCCTTCGACCGCTGCATATCGTACGACCTGTCTTCAGACCGAGTGACTTATGGATCAGGCAAATATATCCAGCTGAAGGAAGGCGACACGTTCTGGCAATGGATGGATCGTATTCAGGTCGACCTATCGGCTCTTGTTCAGATCGAAGAGGGTGCCGAGGGCTTACAGTGCGGGTTTGTGGGGTACTTTGGGTACGAAATGAAGGTTGGGTCACTACCAGGGTATGACCGCGCATCTCTCAGTGATTCCTCCGCGCCCCACGCGCCCGATGCTCAATTCATGTTTGCTGATCGACTCATTGCTTATGATCACTGGAACAAAACTTGGACTGCGTTTGGTCTCGTACGCACCGGAACCGAGGATCGTATCAAACCGATACTCGAACAAGAAACAGAGATGCAAGTCGGAATGTCTGACTCGGAGTTCTCTGGTTGGTTAGAAGATATCAAGCAACGCTTCTCGAAACTTGCTTCGGCTGGTGAACCCACCAGCCCACAATCTCAGACCGAGCCTTTGCCCTTGTCTTTCACATATGACTCTGGGTCCGAAGTGTACAAATCGTCTATTCAAGCTTGCAAGTCTCACATAGCGGATGGAAACTCGTACGAACTTTGTCTCACTGGCCAGTTTAGTGCATCGGCTCGCGGGCACAACCTCGATTACTGGGCAGTGTACAAACATTTCCGCGTCCAAAACCCCGCATCACACGCTGCCTTTGTGTCTTTCCCCATGACCCAGACGACGATTATATCGTGTTCTCCCGAGCTGTTTATTCGATTCGATGGAGCTAACGGTAGGCAAGCTGCGATGAAACCCATCAAGGGTACGTTGAAGAGAAGTAAATGCGCGTGTGGCGGGTTGTGCAAGATACCCATGTGCGGTTCTCGGAAGGCGGAATGCGATGCATCGAGGTACAAGATGGACAAAGAGCGCGTTCGTGCATTTGTGAATGATCCTAAGGAGACAGCAGAGAATCTAATG ATCGCAGACTTGATTCGAGCCAACCTTCTCGAGTTTTGCGGGACATCTAGTGTAGATGTTCCCAAATTGAATGCTCTTGAAACCTATGAGAATGTTTACTCGCTCGTGTCAACCATCACAGGTGAACTACTCCCATCGGTTGGTACTGTGGAAGGTGTTAGGAGATGCTTCCCTCCTG GCTCTATGACGGGTGCTCCTAAGCTACGCTCGGTACAGCTATTGGACGGTCTCGAAACAACCTCGCGTCGGGGAATATATTCTGGTTGTTTGGGTTTCCTAAGCCTAGATAACCGAGCAGTGTTCAGTGTCGTCATTCGAACTCTGGTAGCCTATCAGGACCAGCTCACTTACGGTGCGGGAGGAGCAATCACCTGGCTATCCGATGTGGATGGGGAATGGAACGAGGTGGTTTTGAAGGCTCGCTCCGTGTTGAAGGATCGGGTTTTGGAATCTAATTAG
- a CDS encoding activating signal cointegrator 1 complex subunit 3, with product MLPRSRRQQGSSQSYSTGNTVISLTHATPTYDSSNGTLAESDPDFNPKTISHQRLSSTPVDATRAGFDDYGSELGKDARVWSAYVKEAEQWDDEMVDGWNRSLDVMLVNWVAVTVFAALFSAVSTTFVVESIKDLQPDPAMISATTLQEISQVLRIIVSNNQSSASLSDLPPEEKFKPSAAAIWVNVLWFLSLALSVSVSLVTMLAKQWCYSFMSGRAGQPHVQARTRQRRLEELERWKMPEILAILPVFMHLSLFLFFTGLILYLWDTHVGVAIPVLATTAFTGTFYATTTMLPITYELCPYATPLSQFIKTCPNALEFLKQTFSTILSQASHLKIPMRLLKLFDSFSLAEPEAPTKALGWLMSNSQDTRSVDIALQSIAGADRRLPKPLLDCGAHRLISQRFRNCFLSHPQSGFSYLSNPTLLDAASLYGRALEFFMADPGYMSRVEAVLLQPAFNTTTPALAQYCCIRTCWGKHMVGGAASYWPALPGSSPRSTCFLRRHADGESVLHPTALVALIDTVAEESQHWMRKLRSRERAQYPIYLLRLLDQMDQLSLSHARPAIAVCLTSIAVAFDGFDSVDETVPSVGPQSPGHRLLNYYASSNNRNRDVEPLLVYGLLGLLRDRRIHEFTEGELLVIAQQLVAVNELRPPPSTQHLPFILPPLNLGTLAIETLLPALSPEAQDLVNAKDARGRLFQALLPYSYMWGSHSAEIYSIVAESIRLPNCDHLKQIWKRWLSSQWTSYYASEMLPLLERHRTFPHVLHLIATPESLEYSAIPYAMAHFWSLVNHIVVWNRRWGTQYGHGPFGKVLSSIVSQLCEAIKTGKVDSIKSSQGMTLLSLLMYQAEVWLPQLECLANQVPADVLNSGILTLLSESYTSNHLAQRVESILNICNSHTETTM from the exons ATGCTACCTCGAAGTCGGAGACAACAGGGCTCTTCTCAAAGCTATAGCACCGGAAACACCGTGATCTCATTAACACATGCCACGCCT ACTTATGATAGCAGCAATGGTACCCTTGCGGAATCCGACCCAGACTTTAATCCCAAGACTATATCCCACCAACGTCTATCATCTACA CCTGTAGACGCGACTCGAGCCGGCTTTGATGACTACGGTTCGGAATTGGGCAAAGACGCGCGCGTCTGGTCAGCATATGTCAAAGAAGCCGAGCAGTGGGATGATGAAATGGTAGATGGCTGGAATAG ATCCTTGGATGTGATGCTAG TTAATTGGGTGGCTGTAACAGTGTTC GCCGCATTGTTCTCGGCAGTATCAACCAC CTTCGTAGTGGAGAGTATCAAGGATCTCCAGCCGGACCCAGCGATGATTTCCGCAACAACACTTCAAGAGATCTCCCAAGTTCTGAGGATTATTGTATCGAATAACCAGTCCAGCGCATCTCTTTCTGACCTGCCTCCCGAGGAGAAATTTAAACCTTCTGCTGCTGCTATCTGGGTAAACGTATTATGGTTCTTATCCTTGGCTTTAAGCGTTTCCGTTTCGTTGGTCACGATGCTCGCCAAACAATGGTGCTATTCTTTCATGTCTGGCAGAGCAGGCCAACCACATGTGCAAGCTCGTACGAGGCAGAGGAGACTTGAAGAACTTGAAAGGTGGAAAATGCCTGAAATTCTGGCCATTTTACCGGTATTTATGCACTTATCACTGT TCTTATTTTTTACCGGCTTGATATTATACCTCTGGGACACTCATGTTGGCGTGGCCATCCCAGTTCTCGCAACCACTGCATTCACGGGAACCTTTTACGCAACAACAACCATGTTACCAATAACCTACGAGCTATGCCCATATGCCACCCCTCTCTCTCAGTTTATCAAAACGTGCCCAAATGCATTGGAATTCCTCAAGCAAACGTTTTCAACAATACTGAGCCAAGCATCCCACCTCAAAATCCCCATGCGATTATTGAAACTATTCGACAGCTTTTCTTTGGCAGAACCCGAAGCCCCCACCAAAGCTCTCG GATGGTTAATGAGCAACTCCCAAGACACCCGTTCCGTTGATATCGCTCTACAATCTATCGCAGGTGCCGACCGCCGACTGCCCAAGCCGCTTTTGGATTGCGGCGCTCACCGTCTCATATCTCAGCGGTTCAGAAATTGTTTCCTTTCGCACCCGCAGTCTGGGTTTTCATACTTGAGTAACCCGACTCTGCTTGACGCGGCTTCGCTTTACGGTCGCGCGTTGGAGTTTTTCATGGCGGACCCCGGCTATATGTCTCGAGTTGAGGCCGTACTCC TCCAACCAGCCTTCAACACGACTACGCCCGCTCTCGCCCAATATTGCTGCATTCGGACTTGTTGGGGCAAGCACATGGTGGGAGGTGCGGCTTCATACTGGCCAGCCCTCCCCGGGAGTTCTCCCAGAAGCACTTGCTTTCTACGGCGTCACGCGGATGGCGAATCGGTACTTCACCCTACAGCTCTTGTGGCTCTTATCGACACCGTCGCCGAAGAATCCCAGCATTGGATGCGCAAACTTCGTTCTCGAGAACGTGCACAATATCCGATATACCTTCTACGATTATTAGATCAAATGGATCAGCTTTCGTTGTCGCATGCTCGACCCGCCATTGCTGTCTGTCTCACCTcgattgcagttgcatttgACGGGTTTGATTCGGTCGATGAAACCGTACCGAGCGTCGGCCCTCAATCTCCCGGACACAGGCTTCTAAACTATTACGCTTCGAGTAACAATCGGAATCGTGATGTTGAGCCTCTTCTTGTTTATGGCCTCTTGGGCTTACTTCGAGACCGGCGCATACATGAGTTTACCGAGGGAGAGTTGTTGGTAATCGCCCAGCAATTAGTCGCAGTAAACGAGCTTCGGCCTCCTCCATCGACCCAGCACCTACCATTCATCTTGCCACCACTCAACTTGGGTACACTTGCCATTGAAACGTTATTACCGGCTTTGTCTCCCGAAGCTCAAGATCTGGTCAACGCAAAGGATGCCCGAGGTCGACTCTTCCAGGCGCTCTTGCCCTACTCCTATATGTGGGGTTCTCATAGCGCAGAAATCTATTCCATTGTGGCCGAAAGCATCAGACTGCCTAATTGTGACCATCTCAAGCAAATATGGAAGCGATGGCTGAGCTCCCAATGGACGTCTTATTATGCGAGCGAGATGCTACCTCTTTTGGAACGGCATAGGACATTTCCTCACGTTCTACATCTCATAGCTACCCCAGAAAGCTTAGAGTATTCGGCGATACCTTACGCAATGGCCCACTTTTGGTCACTAGTAAACCATATCGTGGTGTGGAATCGTCGCTGGGGTACTCAATATGGCCACGGTCCCTTTGGTAAAGTTCTGAGCTCTATCGTTTCACAGTTGTGCGAAGCCATCAAGACTGGAAAGGTTGATTCGATCAAATCGTCCCAAGGAATGACACTTTTATCTTTGCTCATGTACCAAGCAGAAGTTTGGCTTCCTCAGTTAGAGTGCTTAGCAAACCAGGTACCGGCGGACGTGCTGAATAGCGGGATTTTAACATTGCTTTCGGAGAGCTACACTTCGAACCACCTTGCGCAGAGAGTTGAAAGTATACTGAACATTTGTAACTCGCATACAGAAACAACTATGTAA
- a CDS encoding choline transport protein, with the protein MSSDAPARPEPTAVQSGPSETTISFPQVIPPVDGLALPGRSLVLCFDGTGDQYDHDVSPDMLLFLRYSYSSLNVELEHCAIRSAPKKDDKKRQMVYYQTGIGTGVGPQPSGVFTSKLSQTLDTMIASGLGDHVRGGYEFLMQNWDRISIFGFSRGAYTARALAGMLHKVGLLPAYNHEQVAFAYKMFKRDDEEGWKMSNGFKRAFCIDVKIDFVGVFDTVNSVGIIPRELPFAKSNYLIRVFRHAVALDEHRAKFQPNLWGRSTESEEKLGEAGKKKVYHRQKSKSGVWSYVYGGHQTDVKEVWFAGAHCDVGGGSVPNETPNNLARIPLRWMIRECFLNNTGILFHSAELEEIGLSPPTLWPTVKIPTPIADGHKPQASDATMVDSPEEVRDDPMSSKTKINGVEPPKTMSALVPPEFIKLGSEADAKDALEPIYDQLSIAKWWWILELLPMKKRYQRHDKSWSTWLSINFGGPRVIHGQKRFGVLVHRTVQYRMQQLGYKPRAELLAEPGPTWVD; encoded by the exons ATGTCCTCTGATGCCCCAGCCAGACCCGAACCAACGGCCGTCCAATCAGGGCCATCCGAGACCACTATCTCTTTCCCTCAGGTCATCCCGCCTGTTGACGGCCTGGCTTTGCCAGGACGCAGTCTAGTTCTCTGCTTCGACGGAACTGGGGATCAATATGACCACGACGTGAGCCCTGATATGCTTTTATTTCTCCGTTATTCTTATTCTAGCTTGAACGTAGAACTCGAACATTGTGCGATTCGTTCAGCTCCTAAAAAGGATGATAAAAAGAGACAAATG GTATACTATCAAACTGGCATTGGCACAGGAGTAGGTCCTCAGCCAAGCGGGGTATTTACCTCTAAGCTATCCCAAACGCTGGATACTATGATCGCCTCTGGTTTGGGTGATCACGTCCGAG GTGGATACGAATTCCTTATGCAAAATT GGGACAGAATATCTATTTTTGGTTTCTCCCGAGGCGCATATACAGCTCGCGCTCTAGCAGGAATGCTTCACAAG GTCGGCCTTCTCCCCGCATACAACCACGAGCAAGTTGCGTTTGCGTACAAAATGTTCAAACGTGACGACGAAGAGGGGTGGAAAATGTCCAACGGATTCAAGCGTGCGTTCTGTATCGACGTCAAGATTGATTTCGTTGGGGTGTTCGATACGGTGAACTCTGTCG GAATCATCCCTCGCGAACTCCCATTCGCAAAATCCAACTACCTCATCCGTGTATTCCGACACGCCGTAGCGCTAGACGAGCACCGAGCCAAGTTCCAACCCAACTTGTGGGGCCGCTCGACCGAGTCTGAAGAGAAGCTCGGAGAAGCCGGAAAGAAGAAAGTGTACCACCGCCAAAAGAGCAAGAGCGGGGTCTGGAGTTATGTTTACGG GGGTCACCAAACAGACGTGAAAG AGGTCTGGTTTGCCGGTGCGCACTGTGACGTTGGTGGCGGCTCCGTACCGAACGAGACACCCAACAACCTCGCTCGGATCCCTCTACGCTGGATGATCCGCGAATGCTTCCTCAACAACACCGGTATCCTATTCCACTCTGCCGAACTGGAAGAAATCGGCTTGAGCCCGCCGACGCTCTGGCCGACCGTCAAAATCCCGACTCCGATCGCGGACGGCCACAAGCCCCAGGCGAGCGATGCTACCATGGTCGATAGCCCTGAAGAGGTTAGGGACGACCCGATGTCTTCCAAGACAAAGATCAATGGGGTTGAGCCGCCCAAGACTATGTCGGCTCTTGTCCCTCCCGAGTTTATCAAACTTGGGTCGGAAGCGGATGCCAAAGATGCGCTTGAACCCATCTACGACCAATTGTCGATTGCGAAATGGTGGTGGATTCTTGAGTTGCTCCCGATGAAGAAGCGCTATCAGAGGCACGACAAGTCATGGAGCACTTGGCTGTC GATCAACTTTGGCGGCCCACGCGTAATTCATGGTCAAAAGCGGTTTGGGGTTCTTGTTCATAGGACTGTGCAGTATCGGATGCAGCAATTGGGATACAAGCCTCGTGCTGAACTCCTAGCGGAACCAGGTCCAACCTGGGTAGACTGA